Within uncultured Methanoregula sp., the genomic segment CCGGGCAGGTATTGTTTATTACACATCCGGCCTCATACAAAAAATCCTATTCTGGTTTTCATTTAACATCTTTATCAGTACTATTCGAAAAAGTATCCGATGCGACGATAACACTAAAAAAGGAAAAATTGAAGTAATTCAGGATGGGAGCCAAAGAGGTTTTGATACTTTTTTTATCCTGTCTTCTTATGGAGTTAAGTTTATGCGAGAAAAGGAAATTCGCTTTCCTCAAAAGTATTCATTCTCATTTCGGATGTCTCCATTTGTAGTTACATTAAAGAACAGGCATTTTAAAATTCATAGTAAATTGTTTACACAATAAGAAATAATGAATAATATGAATTCAGAGCCTTTTTTTTCAATAATTATCACAACATTCAATCGGGCCCATTTACTGCCGAGAGCGATACAAAGTGCACTCGATCAAACGTATATGAAATTTGAAGTGATCATAATAAATGATGGATCAATGGATAATACGTCAGAAGTTATCAGTTTATTCAATGAGAAGAAAATACGATATTTTGTTGAACCTGTGAATAAGGGTGTACTAAGCGCGAAAAATAAGGGTTTTGATCTGGCATTAGGCGAATACGTTTTTTTTCTCGATGATGACGATGAGATGGTCCCTGATGCACTTGAAATTTTTGCACAAACTGTGCGGAAGTGTGACAATAAAGCGGTCAAATTTTTCTATTTTGATTCGATCGAGGTAGAAAGTGAAAGGTATTGCGGAGATGGGTATAGTAACTATGAGGAATATGTTACATTTCAGGATATACTGTGCGGAAAATTAAATGGGGACTATGGCCATGTCTGGAATCGTGAAGCCGTCGGAAATAACCGGTTTGATGAAAGGTTATGGGGAAACGAAGGACTCTTGTTGCTACAATTGCACAAACAAAATGTCGATTATCTTGGATACTATACGCCGAAAACGGTATTAAAAGTATATCGGGAACACGGTCAAAGGATATGTAATACGAGCTGTCTGATCAATCTTAAAAAACTAATTCTTACAAAGACAATATATATACAAGATTACGGTAATGATCTGAAGAAGCTTTGTCCAAAAATGTTCGCAGCACATTTATCGTCTTTGGGTTTTTATCAGGTACTTGATGGCCAAACCGTTGAAGGAAGGCGGAATTTAGCCCGGTCATTAAAATATGTGTTCTCCTTGAAGTTTTTATTATTTTATCTCCTCACATTCTCTTTAAAAACAAATCAAATAATTCAAATTTGTAAAAAATTTAAAAAAGTGTGATCATTCTTTGTTGACCGATCAATACAAGGAAACGGACTTATTCCATTTGATATTTTCGATTTCCTGATCGGAAAGGAGCATGCAAATTTTAAAACGTTCCTTTTTCAGCTTTCCCCAAGTCCCGGCTTATCTGAATTTGTCATATTTGCAATTGATAATAACTATTCAATAATTCAGGGGATTAAAC encodes:
- a CDS encoding glycosyltransferase family 2 protein, translated to MNSEPFFSIIITTFNRAHLLPRAIQSALDQTYMKFEVIIINDGSMDNTSEVISLFNEKKIRYFVEPVNKGVLSAKNKGFDLALGEYVFFLDDDDEMVPDALEIFAQTVRKCDNKAVKFFYFDSIEVESERYCGDGYSNYEEYVTFQDILCGKLNGDYGHVWNREAVGNNRFDERLWGNEGLLLLQLHKQNVDYLGYYTPKTVLKVYREHGQRICNTSCLINLKKLILTKTIYIQDYGNDLKKLCPKMFAAHLSSLGFYQVLDGQTVEGRRNLARSLKYVFSLKFLLFYLLTFSLKTNQIIQICKKFKKV